The Rhodothermales bacterium nucleotide sequence GGCTGACCTTTCCAGGAGGGAATGGCTTCCCAGGAATTAAACGACGACGTGTGAAGCGTAGGGAGAAGGCGCTCCGGAATCATGAGGCGCATGACCTCACGCAGCATGTCCGTCGACTGGGTTCTGACGATGTTGAGCCTGTGGGCAATCTCGGAACTGATCGTACTCTTGCCACATCCCGTCGTCCCTCCGATCAATATCAACAATGGGCGTTCCGAGCGAAGGTACTGTCTCCACGTCAGGTAGCGACGAGCCATCTCGGCCGATTCCTCATCGACCAGATACTTGTATGTGATGCTCGCCAGCTCGAGCGACTTGATCTCCTTTACGCCGGTCTCGAGAAGGTATCGCTCGATACCGCGCGTAATCGCGAACATGCGCTCGTTCGGCAGTGAGCAGATTTCGAGTGAGTTCGCCAGAAGGCCTTTCGAGAACGGGCGCGGTATGCCATCGCGGTCAATGATCCGTACTGGAATGTAACCCGTTGCGCCGGCGATGTAGCGCCTCATCACCTCCTTCTCTCCCGCGTTCTTCAGCTGTTTCTTGACGAGCGTCTTCAGGTCGTCGGTCGTGATCTCCTTGTCCGACCCGATCTCGTCGCGGATTCGATCTGCAATCTCGTACGCCGCGTCGAAGGAGAGGCCTGCCTTGACCAGTGACCTCGTGAGGATGCCCCTCAGAAAGGGCACCTTACTTTTTTCCACCGGATCGACTACCTGAACTGTCAAATCGGAAAACCCTTGAGAGCGGAATGGTTAGAGAGAGAATTGTTATATAATCAGTGCCCGACTGGCGGGCAACGCCCTGTCACAGATGCCCCAAATTCGTCGGAGGACTGAATCCATTAAATCGTTCGCATGCGGGCGAATCTAAAGTTAAGCACCCCGATCTGTATCGGGCATAGTTGACAATCTGCCCGGGCTTTTCTATTCAAGCAAGGTTCGACTCCACAACACTGGCGCTCCACCTACCATGAAAACTACGATCGGCCATATCCTGTCAGCCAAGGGAAACGATGTCCTCACCATTCAACGGACAGCTACCGTATACGAGGCTATCGAGCAGATGGAATCGAATCGGGTCGGATCCATCATCGTATTGAAGGATGCAGACGTTGCCGGCATCTTTACGGAACGCGACTACCTTCGCCGGGTCGTGCTGCGCGGCCGGACCTCGAAGACGTGCCCCGTCGGCGATGTCATGACCGAAAACCTCGTCTGCGTCGACCCGAAGTACACCGTCGAAGAGTGTCTGGCGATTATGACGGAGAAAAAGATTCGTCACCTGCCCGTGATGGAGGGAGGAAAGCTGGCCGGATTGGTATCTATCGGGGATCTCGTCAAAACAATCTCCGAGAACGCTCAGGCGCGTGTTCACTATCTGACGGACTACATCACCGGCAAATATCCCGCCTGAGGCCTTTGGAGGGATAATCGGGAGCATGCTCCGATTTCTTGCCGGAGCACCCGGCCGTGCTCCCGGCCGATTATTGCTTTGCTTCCATATCCCGCAGCCAGAACAGTAGCGGTGCCATCGTAAGGCACCTGTCGAAGCACGTCTCCACGAGTTGCGCAGAGCGCGCCACCTTGACGGGGATCTTCTTTGAGGTTGCCACTACTCCGTTGTACCGCAGCAAGTCCGCGTTCGCGTGATCTTTCGCGTAGCCGCGCGGCACCTGCTTGTAATGCTGTACCCCGGTCTCAAATCCTTCCTCCTCGATCCTCGCGAGTATCTCGCGCAATTCGTCACCGTGTGCCGGATCGGATACGTATTCCCGATAGGCCTTGAGGTGTTCCTTGCCAAATTGATGGTGCCCGCCATGAATCTGCGGCGGCCCGTCACTCATCCCGAAGTAGTACCCCGGCGACTCCGTCTTCTTCCGGTTGCCGTCCAACCAGAAAACCATACCCAGGTGAGTCTTGTAGGGGGACTTGTCTTTACCGAAGCGGACGTCGCGATAGATCCTGAACATCGATCCACTGCCATTCGTGGCCGTGTCGAAATGGATGTGCGGGTGGATGCCGGTGAGCCGTTCACCCAGGGCCTGAATGAACAGCTTCGCCGGCTCGAGAACCGATTCAACGTAAACCGACTTGTTGGCGGTGAACCAGTCGCGATTGTTGTTCTGCTTCAGGTCCGTGAAAAACTTGAAGGCAGATTTTGGGAATCCTGAAAACTCTGACATTGTCGAGGCCGGGCGATTAATGAGGTGTCGTCGGACTCAAGATGCCGAAGCAGCCATACAGACGCAAGGTGGTTTCGCCACACCGCCGCAGACTCGCGTCGAGCGCGCGATACTGGCCATGAGGCCGGATTTCTTCGTAGCTTGCCGCCGTCAATCCTCGCGCACAGTACCCCATGCCCCGACCGAGAAAGTATGATCCCGAAGTGGTGGTCGAGAAGGCCATGCATGTCTTCTGGGAGAAGGGCTACGAGGCAACGTCCGTGCAGGATCTCGTCGAGGCGACCGGCATCAACCGGTTCAGCATGTACCAGGCCTTCGGCGACAAACGCGGTCTCTTCCTGCAAGCACTGGACTACTATTTCCGGCACGTGCTTCCACAGATTGTGCATCTGTCCGAGAAGTCATCCGGTGGTGTGGCGACCATTCGCAGGTATTTCGAGGCACTGGAAACAACGGTTACGTCACCGCTCGGGCATCGAGGGTGTTTCGGCCAGAATACCGGCGTTGAGCTAGCGCGCAAAGACGAGATCGCTCTCGAGCCGCTCAACAGCATGTATGCGGAGCTAGACCGGAATTTCGAGCGCGCGCTTGAGACCGCCCGAGAAAGGGGATCCATCAGAGACGATACGCCTGTTGCCGAGATCGCACGCTTCCTCGTCACGATCGCGCAGGGTATGATACTGATGGCCAAGACCGGCCGGGATCATCATTTCGTTCGGAGCAGCAAGCGCCAGGTCAATGCGCTGCTTGACCGGCTGTAGGCCCCCCTGGAGGATTACTCCTGCGGGATCGGGAAGAACACGAACGCCACGAGCATTATCACAACGCCGGCGAAGAAGTACGACAGGTCTCCACTCAGGAACAGGATTACTGCTCCGAACATCGCCATAGCCTCGCCGAGCGCCCAGCCAATGATGTTCACGGTCGTCGGATCGTCTTCCGTGGTCAGGGCCCTTCGTTTCTTCCGAAAGAAGAACATCGTGACAACGACGATGCCAAGGA carries:
- a CDS encoding CBS domain-containing protein, encoding MKTTIGHILSAKGNDVLTIQRTATVYEAIEQMESNRVGSIIVLKDADVAGIFTERDYLRRVVLRGRTSKTCPVGDVMTENLVCVDPKYTVEECLAIMTEKKIRHLPVMEGGKLAGLVSIGDLVKTISENAQARVHYLTDYITGKYPA
- a CDS encoding DUF2461 domain-containing protein, whose amino-acid sequence is MSEFSGFPKSAFKFFTDLKQNNNRDWFTANKSVYVESVLEPAKLFIQALGERLTGIHPHIHFDTATNGSGSMFRIYRDVRFGKDKSPYKTHLGMVFWLDGNRKKTESPGYYFGMSDGPPQIHGGHHQFGKEHLKAYREYVSDPAHGDELREILARIEEEGFETGVQHYKQVPRGYAKDHANADLLRYNGVVATSKKIPVKVARSAQLVETCFDRCLTMAPLLFWLRDMEAKQ
- a CDS encoding TetR/AcrR family transcriptional regulator; the encoded protein is MPRPRKYDPEVVVEKAMHVFWEKGYEATSVQDLVEATGINRFSMYQAFGDKRGLFLQALDYYFRHVLPQIVHLSEKSSGGVATIRRYFEALETTVTSPLGHRGCFGQNTGVELARKDEIALEPLNSMYAELDRNFERALETARERGSIRDDTPVAEIARFLVTIAQGMILMAKTGRDHHFVRSSKRQVNALLDRL